From Dasypus novemcinctus isolate mDasNov1 chromosome 11, mDasNov1.1.hap2, whole genome shotgun sequence, one genomic window encodes:
- the RWDD2A gene encoding RWD domain-containing protein 2A, translating to MSTSVKECLQLQLLEMEMLFSMFPNQGEVKLEDVNALTNIKRYLEGPREALPPKIEFVITLQIEEPKVKIDLQVTMPHSYPYATLQLFGRSSELDRQQQLLLNKSLTSYIGTLDPGELCVCAAIQWLQDNSASYFLDRKLVYEPSTQEKPVKNTFLRMWIYSHHIYQQDLRKKILEAGRRLAVTGFCITGKPGIICVEGFKEHCEEFWHTIRYPNWKHISCKHAESIETEGNGEDLRLFHSFEELLLEAHGDYGLRNDYHMNLGHFLEFLKKHKSEHVFQILFGIESKNSEA from the exons ATGTCTACTTCGGTGAAAGAATGTCTTCAGCTGCAACTGCTAGAGATGGAAATGCTGTTTTCTATGTTTCCTAACCAAGGAGAAGTAAAACTTGAAGATGTAAATGCCCTCACAAATATAAAGAGATATTTGGAAGGCCCAAGGGAGGCACTGCCACCAAAAATCGAATTTGTGATCACGCTCCAGATTGAGGAGCCCAAG GTGAAAATTGATTTGCAAGTAACCATGCCTCACAGCTACCCCTATGCAACATTGCAGCTGTTTGGAAGGTCATCTGAGCTTGACAGACAACAGCAGCTACTTCTTAACAAAAGTCTCACTTCTTACATAGGGACTCTTGATCCAGGTGAGCTCTGTGTATGTGCAGCAATCCAGTGGTTACAGGACAACAGTGCATCCTATTTCCTGGATAGAAAGCTCGTTTATGAACCATCTACACAAGAAAAGCCGGTCAAGAATACGTTCCTTCGAATGTGGATCTACAGTCACCATATATATCAGCAAGACTTAAGGAAAAAGATTTTGGAAGCTGGGAGAAGGTTAGCTGTGACTGGATTTTGCATTACAGGAAAGCCTGGTATAATCTGTGTGGAGGGCTTCAAAGAGCACTGTGAAGAATTCTGGCACACAATTAGGTATCCCAATTGGAAACACATTTCCTGTAAACATGCTGAAAGtatcgaaacagaaggaaatgGTGAGGATTTAcgccttttccattcttttgaagAATTACTCCTTGAGGCCCATGGTGACTATGGATTAAGGAATGACTATCACATGAATTTGGGTCATTTCTTAGAATTTCTCAAAAAGCATAAAAGTGAGCATGTTTTTCAGATATTATTTGGTATTGAAAGCAAAAATTCAGAGGCATAG